A part of Aegilops tauschii subsp. strangulata cultivar AL8/78 chromosome 2, Aet v6.0, whole genome shotgun sequence genomic DNA contains:
- the LOC109785755 gene encoding berberine bridge enzyme-like Cyn d 4: protein MAKRFNLAAPLLLTLTFLFSSCSMISSSSQASPAGFLQCLTKANISVFEQGEDLFNTQLDKYIRNPKFLANTTGRPLYVVMPANAHHVQIAVRCGSLNGVPLRVRSGGHDYEGLSYRSVGIEGFAMLDMSELRTVVVDNQTSTAWVESGATLGELYYAISKASDLLGFPAGVCLTVGVGGHFSGGGFGTLMRKHGLAVGNVIDAELVDANGTLLNKTTMGDDVFWAIRGGGGGSFGVVLKWQVRLVPVPATVSVFKVSVSNSQGAAVQAVTKWQKVAPALPEELYIRALVQNDMAVFRAVFLGTCDALLPLVMSRSDGIPELNLRRSDCKEMTWIESVAYVNNATVEDLTKRTTSEFDSSNGFKATTDYVRRPIRREVWAKIFNKQLGQPNAQIVLVPYGGRMSNVKEDATPFPHRAGVMYSMQLYNYWPVDSGDESGNAGAVQSKWVRDMYAFMSPYVSSNSKSRGAYFNCRDLDLGPDWGPKYFNSLFGKHLGRGMGVCTRMFMKGLVMGSRFLLPFPCLVYDGN, encoded by the coding sequence ATGGCCAAGCGCTTCAACTTAGCGGCGCCACTGCTGCTCACCTTAACCTTCTTGTTCAGCAGCTGCTCCATGATCTCTTCTTCTTCCCAAGCGTCGCCCGCTGGCTTCCTCCAATGCCTCACGAAGGCTAACATCTCAGTGTTCGAGCAGGGCGAAGATTTGTTCAACACGCAGCTTGACAAATACATTAGGAACCCAAAGTTCCTCGCAAATACCACCGGGAGGCCGCTCTATGTCGTGATGCCGGCGAATGCTCACCACGTTCAGATCGCCGTGCGGTGCGGTAGCCTAAACGGGGTGCCCCTCCGCGTGCGCAGCGGCGGGCACGACTATGAGGGCCTGTCGTACCGGTCCGTGGGCATCGAGGGCTTCGCGATGCTCGACATGTCGGAGCTACGCACGGTGGTCGTCGACAACCAGACGTCGACGGCGTGGGTGGAGTCCGGCGCGACGCTCGGCGAGCTCTATTATGCCATATCAAAGGCGAGCGACCTTCTTGGGTTCCCGGCCGGCGTGTGCTTGACCGTCGGCGTCGGAGGCCATTTTAGCGGCGGTGGCTTTGGCACGCTGATGCGCAAGCACGGGCTAGCCGTCGGTAACGTCATTGATGCCGAGTTGGTGGACGCCAATGGCACGCTCCTGAACAAGACCACCATGGGGGACGACGTCTTCTGGGCCattcgaggcggcggcggcgggagcttTGGCGTCGTGCTGAAGTGGCAGGTGAGGCTCGTGCCCGTCCCGGCGACGGTGTCGGTGTTCAAGGTCTCGGTGTCCAACAGCCAGGGCGCCGCCGTGCAAGCGGTCACCAAGTGGCAGAAGGTCGCGCCGGCCCTGCCGGAGGAACTGTACATCAGGGCGCTTGTCCAGAACGACATGGCCGTCTTCCGAGCGGTGTTCCTCGGCACGTGCGACGCGCTCCTGCCTTTGGTGATGAGCAGGAGCGACGGCATCCCGGAGCTGAATTTGAGACGCTCCGACTGCAAGGAGATGACCTGGATCGAGTCCGTGGCCTACGTCAACAACGCGACCGTGGAGGACCTCACGAAGCGGACCACCTCCGAGTTCGACTCCAGCAATGGCTTCAAGGCGACGACGGACTACGTCCGGCGCCCCATTCGTCGGGAGGTGTGGGCCAAGATCTTCAACAAGCAGCTTGGGCAGCCAAATGCGCAGATCGTCCTGGTCCCCTATGGCGGGCGGATGAGCAACGTGAAGGAGGACGCGACGCCGTTCCCGCACCGCGCCGGGGTGATGTATAGCATGCAATTGTACAACTACTGGCCGGTGGATTCAGGAGACGAATCGGGAAACGCCGGGGCCGTGCAGAGCAAGTGGGTGAGGGACATGTATGCCTTCATGTCACCGTACGTGAGCTCTAATTCCAAGTCAAGGGGAGCCTACTTCAACTGCAGGGACCTGGATCTAGGTCCCGACTGGGGGCC